Below is a window of Agrobacterium vitis DNA.
GCATCGTGAAAGCCATTCGGCTCTTCAGCGTCAAAGATCCCTCGCGGCCACGATGCTTTTCGACATTGCCAAGCCGCGCCATCAACCGGCGAACCTGATCGTAGTTCGGTGGCATGATATGCGATGGCAGCGCCTTACAATAATTTTCTAACGCATCGGTTAGGCAGGGCTTGGTCGGCTGGGCATAAAACCGCAGGAACTGCCAGAACCATGACGGCACTTCCTGCTTTTCCTTAGTGGGCAAAGGGGCAAGAGCGCCAAGGCCGACCGTATCGCGCAGCTTGAACCACTCGTACAAGGTGGCACGGCTGACCACCGCCTTTCCCGAAGTCCGATCATTGGCGGTAATCAGAATGGTTTCCGAAACATCAAGCGCGGCTGGATCGGCGAGAAAAGAATAAATGGCTTGGCGTAGGGACAGACCGGAAATGATCTGATGCATTTCGATTGCCGACAAAATCGCCGAACGGGCATTCATAACATCGCGCTGACGGGCCGATAGGGTGGCTGTGGAGAGTTTTTCTCTGGCGGTCACCTCTTTGGACTTCGTTGCCTGTTGGCTAGCTGTCACCAGTTCACGGACGCGTTCGCCGTGCAAAGCAGCCTGTAATGCTTCGGGTAGAAGCGAGATATGAAATTCAAATCCACCGCCGCCTTCGCGGCCTGCACGCTTGCGGCAAAGATCGTCTGAGAGGCTTTTCCAATCATGACGATCAATATGGTCCTGCACGCCCCGCTTTGTATGCGGCAGCGCCCGAAGCTTTAGGCGTACACCAGCGTCGGCTATTTCTTTAGCTGTTAGGAAGGTCATTTGAGCAACCCTCCTACGCGGCCCCGCAGCGCGGCGCGTTGCCGTTCCAGCTCGGCAAGGCGCTCCTCTGTCTGCCAAAGGCGGATTACCTCCGCATACCTCGAGGGTACCGCAACGAAACCGGCGAAATCGGAGACAAAATTGAGCAACTCATGACAGCCGGTCACGTCGACAAGAGCTATGAAGCGCTCAAGAGTGATCTTTTGATCGCGGCGCGCTGGCGAAGCGTAGCAATCGAGCATGTTTTCGGTCACTTTTTGAGAGAGATAGTCAGACATCTCCGCCGCGATCTCAGCGCGGGTTTTTCCGCTGAGAGTCATGGCCTCAGACAGGACGCGAGAAATCTTCACGTCAAGCGTACCGCCTTTGGACACCTCAGGAGCAAAGACTGGCGCGACTTCCGGTGGCGTGTAATCGCGAAAAAGGTCCAGCGTGTGCGGATCGCTGCGCTTCGTCATGATCAAATGCAGCCCTGACGTCGAGAAGCGCGGGCATAAATGGCTTTGTGCGCCAGCAGCGCAAACTTGGTATGCCGGTTTAGATGGCTCTTTCGATCATCGACGATTTGCTCGTTGATCGGACTGACCGATTCCTGTCTGGAAATCGCGAATGCCAGGGCGGCGGCCCAATCTGCGTCGAGGCTTCGGGCTAGATTGGCAGGAATGTCAATTTCAGAAAGGCACAGGAGGGAGACCGAAGGAATGCTGGAAGCCTCCGGAGCGTTTGCTGCCGTCGCCCACGCTGACGCGGGAGCTGTGGCTATATCGGTTGGACTGGATATTTCTCCAGCCGCATTCTTCATTGCTGACACGCAGGCCGTCATGCCGCCACCCGCTTGTCAACAGCAGCATTAGATTTCTGACTTTCTAACGGCCCATGTTTCTTGCTATCGTACACACGGGTTTTGGTTTTGGGATATCGGTTCGGCCAAAGGGTTTCGACCTTCTGCCCAATGAAGTCAGCGACGATCTGTTCGTTGATGGCGTTGGGACGCTTCCAGACGTGACGGAAGCTGGCGGGGTTGCGACCGTTGCGGAGTGCGAGTTGTTCGAGCGTCATGCCACGCTCTTGGATCTCGCAAAGTATCCGCTTCGGGGTCCAATTGATGGCACCCATAGCTATTACTCCTAGCAAGAGCGGACGCAGCAACGTCCGCTTTTTGTTGGTAGTTTGGTAACATTCGCGGCCTGCCGAAGCGGGCTGCTAAAACTATGGGTAGACCACAATTGCGTAATCATCAATACGCAATTGTGGTTCTAGGTGTGGATATTTGGCGAAAAGCGAGAGCGAGCCGAAAACGGATCTTGGCGCTAGGATTCGGGACGTTCGAAGGAAATTGGGAGACCCTGATCGGTCGGAGTTTGCTGATAGCCTTGGCATCAGCAAGAACACGCTTGCCTATTACGAGCGCGGCGAAAGAACACCTGACGCTTCTACGCTCGCCGTCTACCACGAAAGATTCGGGGTAAATCTCAATTGGCTTACGACAGGCAAGGGCGAGACGTTTACGTTATCGAGCGAAGACTTGAGCGAAAACGACGCTCAACTCTTACGCGACTTCCGCCAGCTGCCTGAAAATCGGCAGCTGGACATAATGGAAATCACACAAATGCATCTCAAGCGGATACAGCGTGGATAAGGAGCGGCATTCTGCGGCTCTCGTTTTCAAAGACATCTATCTGGATGTTTGGGCCGTAAATCTGCTTGACCGATGCCTCTAACTCATCGAGCGCTTTGGACATCCTAGATCGTACTTTAACATCCACTGATCCAACAGCCAAAAGCCCTAAAAATTCACGTCTGTTCATTTCTTGCCCCACACTAAACGCCTATAAAATACAACCACATGCGCTTGTGCAGGCCTATAAATCGCCTTCGGCCTTTGAAGTCAAAAGCTTTTATTTTTCAAACTGATATGCGTATATTCGAACTTAAAATTAGGGCGGAAAATTACCCCCGAATACCGATGGTAAATGGTTGATTTTCACCTACCAAACTTTAAGTTTTTGAGCAGAAAAAAATTACCACTATTACATTAGCTTAATATAAATTACCCCTTGGATTTGCGGGGTAAAAATGGTCAAGCGCAAGCAGCTCTCATCACTGATATCATCGCTCGGCAATGACGAGCTGCAAATCGCCGATCTTATGGTTGGCTGTTATGAGTGTAAGCTGTTTGGCGTCTGCGAGACGCCGTCTTCATTCTTTGCAGCGCCAGATATAATGGCCGGATATCTCGCCCCCCCGCCGCCATCTGGGCAATCGCGCTTAAAATCCGCCCTGTCGTCGCCAAAGCCTCGATCTCGTCTGGAGACATAAGCATGGTTGGCGGATCACTTCGCAAGGCTTCCGGCGTAACGTCGAACACCCGAGCCACGGCATCAAGTGTTGACTGACGGGTAGGCCGTCCTCGCTCCAAGGCTGATATTGTCTGTACGGTTTTCCCGGTCGCCAACG
It encodes the following:
- a CDS encoding helix-turn-helix domain-containing protein, translated to MAKSESEPKTDLGARIRDVRRKLGDPDRSEFADSLGISKNTLAYYERGERTPDASTLAVYHERFGVNLNWLTTGKGETFTLSSEDLSENDAQLLRDFRQLPENRQLDIMEITQMHLKRIQRG
- a CDS encoding helix-turn-helix domain-containing protein; translation: MTQADLALATGKTVQTISALERGRPTRQSTLDAVARVFDVTPEALRSDPPTMLMSPDEIEALATTGRILSAIAQMAAGGRDIRPLYLALQRMKTASRRRQTAYTHNSQP
- a CDS encoding helix-turn-helix domain-containing protein yields the protein MGAINWTPKRILCEIQERGMTLEQLALRNGRNPASFRHVWKRPNAINEQIVADFIGQKVETLWPNRYPKTKTRVYDSKKHGPLESQKSNAAVDKRVAA